A stretch of Clostridium formicaceticum DNA encodes these proteins:
- the spoIIP gene encoding stage II sporulation protein P, with translation MKKKASGLRDYQNIIILILILGILFFFGKMILDKNSFAEMSMPVKEEAKMEQEKNLPSQNKFLVHAIHQVFPISNTDEKISIRNYFEKVYSSFASNLFYVDFRNPVTFVQAQFPASLTQDIQLARENTETPGDATRDIFFVEEEDIGSIATGTLPEDIDGEHDKDDLGELWEGVYLVGEEDIVDSLDSSALSINAEKPAKIKFEEGKPHVLIYHTHGTESYKPASEGNYHTLRKEYSVIAIGEILTKELEKRGFNVIHDTTYHDYPSYSGSYSRSLQTAEKILKENPSIKVVFDIHRDGYDHIDTSPNREALIASNRAVVNNETTTKFQFVIGPETPNRTQVETFAAYIKAVSDSKYPDFSKPILVKPYGRFNQFLTDYTALIEVGSNANTIEEAKRAAGYLGNVLAEALEHIRE, from the coding sequence ATGAAGAAAAAAGCAAGTGGTTTAAGAGATTATCAAAACATTATTATATTGATATTGATTCTGGGGATTTTATTTTTCTTTGGAAAAATGATTTTAGATAAGAATTCCTTTGCTGAGATGTCTATGCCAGTGAAAGAAGAAGCAAAGATGGAGCAAGAGAAAAATTTGCCTTCACAAAATAAATTTTTAGTACATGCTATCCATCAGGTATTCCCAATAAGCAATACTGATGAAAAGATAAGTATTAGAAATTATTTTGAAAAAGTATATTCTTCTTTTGCATCGAACCTATTTTACGTTGATTTTAGAAACCCCGTCACCTTCGTACAAGCTCAATTCCCTGCCAGTCTTACTCAGGATATACAGCTAGCAAGGGAGAATACTGAAACCCCAGGAGATGCAACAAGAGATATTTTTTTTGTGGAAGAAGAAGATATTGGTTCTATAGCAACAGGAACATTACCTGAAGATATAGATGGAGAACATGATAAGGATGATCTAGGAGAATTATGGGAAGGCGTCTATCTGGTTGGTGAAGAGGATATTGTAGATAGTTTAGATAGCAGTGCCCTATCTATCAATGCAGAAAAACCTGCAAAGATAAAGTTTGAGGAAGGAAAACCTCATGTTTTAATTTATCATACCCATGGCACAGAGTCCTATAAGCCAGCTTCAGAAGGGAACTATCATACCTTAAGAAAAGAATACTCAGTGATTGCAATAGGAGAAATTCTTACAAAGGAATTAGAAAAAAGGGGTTTTAACGTTATTCATGATACCACTTATCATGATTATCCTTCTTATAGTGGCTCTTACAGTAGATCTTTACAAACGGCTGAAAAGATATTGAAAGAAAATCCATCGATTAAGGTGGTCTTTGATATTCACAGAGACGGTTATGATCATATTGATACAAGTCCAAATAGAGAAGCGCTTATTGCAAGCAATAGGGCAGTTGTTAATAATGAAACTACTACAAAGTTTCAATTTGTTATTGGTCCAGAAACCCCTAATCGTACGCAGGTAGAAACCTTTGCTGCTTATATAAAGGCTGTCAGTGATAGTAAATATCCTGATTTTAGCAAGCCTATTCTAGTGAAGCCCTATGGTAGGTTTAATCAATTTTTAACTGATTATACTGCTTTAATAGAAGTAGGAAGCAATGCTAATACGATTGAAGAAGCAAAAAGAGCAGCGGGTTATTTAGGAAATGTGTTGGCGGAGGCATTGGAGCATATTAGAGAATAG
- the gpr gene encoding GPR endopeptidase, with protein sequence MFQVRTDLALEVRELYQEEKQQEIPGVAVDQENLENVTITRVEVLDEEGEKLMGKAKGKYITLECVALRRPDADLKDEVSKILAKELNALIHVDKHLKVLVVGLGNVHVTPDALGPEVVSKLFVTRHFFKFYNKESDEALAELSAIAPGVMGTTGIETGEIIKGIVENVKPDVVVAVDALASRKMERVNTTIQLSTTGIHPGSGIGNKRQALDEKTLGIPVIAIGVPTVVDAATLTNDTIQLVIGAFAKQAKVGSQFYNMLQELKEEEKYQMIKEVLEPYSANVMVTPKEVDDIILNLSHIIANAINIALHPGIDLKDVNRYLH encoded by the coding sequence ATGTTTCAAGTAAGAACAGACTTAGCCCTAGAAGTTAGAGAATTATATCAAGAGGAAAAACAGCAAGAAATTCCAGGTGTAGCAGTAGACCAAGAAAATCTAGAAAATGTTACGATAACAAGGGTAGAGGTTCTTGATGAAGAAGGAGAAAAGCTCATGGGTAAAGCTAAGGGGAAATATATTACACTAGAATGTGTAGCTCTTAGAAGACCAGATGCTGATTTGAAGGACGAAGTAAGCAAAATACTAGCAAAAGAACTAAATGCTTTGATCCATGTTGACAAACACCTAAAGGTTTTGGTGGTTGGTTTAGGCAATGTACATGTTACACCGGATGCATTAGGCCCTGAAGTTGTTTCAAAATTATTTGTAACGAGACATTTTTTTAAATTTTATAATAAAGAAAGTGATGAAGCTTTAGCGGAGTTAAGTGCTATTGCTCCAGGGGTAATGGGAACAACAGGAATAGAAACCGGAGAAATTATCAAGGGAATTGTAGAAAACGTAAAACCAGATGTAGTAGTAGCAGTAGATGCCTTAGCGTCGAGAAAAATGGAACGGGTAAATACTACGATACAACTATCTACTACAGGCATTCACCCTGGTTCAGGAATTGGAAACAAAAGACAAGCTTTAGATGAAAAAACACTAGGAATACCAGTCATTGCCATCGGTGTTCCTACGGTGGTGGATGCTGCCACTTTGACAAATGATACGATTCAGCTGGTTATTGGAGCCTTTGCAAAGCAAGCAAAAGTAGGCTCTCAATTTTATAATATGTTACAGGAATTAAAGGAAGAAGAAAAATACCAGATGATAAAGGAAGTTTTAGAGCCCTACAGTGCCAATGTAATGGTTACACCTAAAGAAGTAGACGATATCATATTAAATTTATCCCATATTATAGCCAACGCTATTAATATAGCCCTACATCCCGGCATAGATTTAAAAGATGTCAATCGATATTTGCACTAA
- a CDS encoding ComEC/Rec2 family competence protein yields MRRPFVVLCISVVTGIMLGYLFGIFLRGRLLIGFLIIFLLCMLFFDKYLTVFVSISFVILGNFIMAYHMQDTTLLRGYLEKSMTLQGKVEGLKTEGRGYIEYDIMVLKLMMKEEEISIKERAKLRIKSVSASDINLQPGDPLLLKNVLLLEDFYDKTLDGYQKYLRGKGFKSILLVGPQDLERIEAPTSFSILSSSYKAKKYMEDLLDASLELDNSNLLKSIMFGNQGYLARETLEFFSKSGTAHIIAVSGLHIGIIVLFTHKLLNFLKLHKKNILLTTMAVLFFYSYMVNFPVSIVRASSMYYLYVFAFLLQRKYDPINSLTMVAFLLLLYNPFNLFSVSFQLSFMATLSILLFYPLMGDLLKLLPTFLQSLIALTLCAQIGTIPIVAYHFQEVSLVAIAANIFIVPMLGPLLYIAFFSIFLSFISVEAAYLLNFFTNWILNYIYWAVEKVSVWSISTIVVENMNVFYGGIYYIMVFGIYLMIWYNKQNKLMIEKE; encoded by the coding sequence ATGAGAAGACCCTTTGTTGTTTTGTGTATATCGGTTGTTACAGGAATTATGCTGGGGTATCTATTTGGGATATTTCTAAGGGGACGTTTATTAATAGGTTTTTTAATTATCTTTCTCTTATGCATGCTATTTTTTGATAAGTATTTGACTGTGTTTGTCAGTATTTCCTTTGTGATACTGGGAAATTTTATCATGGCCTATCATATGCAAGATACTACCCTCCTAAGAGGTTATTTGGAAAAATCTATGACCCTGCAGGGAAAGGTGGAGGGTTTGAAAACAGAAGGAAGGGGATATATTGAATATGATATAATGGTACTGAAACTCATGATGAAGGAGGAAGAAATAAGTATAAAAGAGAGGGCTAAACTTCGAATAAAAAGTGTAAGTGCTTCTGATATAAATTTGCAGCCGGGAGACCCTCTTTTGCTAAAAAATGTTCTTCTCCTAGAAGACTTTTATGACAAAACCCTTGATGGTTATCAAAAATATTTAAGAGGAAAGGGATTTAAGAGTATTCTTTTGGTAGGTCCTCAAGACCTAGAGAGGATAGAAGCACCAACATCTTTTTCTATACTAAGCAGCAGCTATAAAGCCAAAAAATACATGGAAGACCTCCTAGATGCTTCTCTTGAACTTGACAATAGTAACCTACTAAAAAGTATTATGTTTGGCAATCAAGGTTATTTAGCGAGGGAAACTTTAGAATTTTTTTCTAAAAGCGGTACAGCCCATATCATTGCTGTATCAGGATTACATATAGGCATCATTGTGCTATTTACCCACAAGCTACTCAACTTCTTAAAGCTGCATAAAAAAAATATATTGTTGACGACGATGGCGGTTTTATTTTTCTATAGCTATATGGTGAACTTTCCTGTATCCATTGTAAGGGCCAGCAGTATGTATTACCTCTATGTTTTTGCCTTCCTTTTGCAGAGAAAGTATGATCCCATCAACAGTTTAACGATGGTGGCATTTCTATTGTTATTATATAATCCTTTTAATCTTTTTTCTGTTTCTTTTCAGTTATCCTTCATGGCCACCCTCAGTATTTTATTGTTTTATCCTTTGATGGGGGATCTATTAAAGCTATTACCAACATTTTTACAATCCTTAATAGCCCTTACCCTCTGCGCGCAAATCGGTACTATACCTATTGTAGCCTATCATTTTCAAGAAGTATCTTTGGTAGCTATAGCTGCTAATATTTTTATTGTGCCTATGCTGGGACCATTATTATATATTGCTTTTTTTAGTATATTTCTTAGTTTTATTTCAGTAGAAGCGGCCTATTTACTAAATTTTTTCACTAATTGGATACTGAATTATATATACTGGGCTGTTGAAAAGGTCAGTGTGTGGTCAATAAGTACCATAGTGGTAGAAAACATGAATGTTTTTTATGGAGGAATCTATTATATAATGGTTTTTGGCATATACTTGATGATATGGTACAATAAACAAAATAAGTTGATGATAGAAAAGGAATGA
- the lepA gene encoding translation elongation factor 4 — protein MPSDRQKKIRNFSIIAHIDHGKSTLADRLIEYTGLISEREMQEQILDNMELERERGITIKLQSIRLVYKAKDGEEYYLNLIDTPGHVDFTYEVSRSLAACEGAILVVDAAQGTEAQTLANVYLALEQNLEIVPVINKIDLPSARPDEIKKEIEDVIGLEAHDAPLISAKEGINITDVLEAIVAKVPAPTGSAEAPLKALIFDSYYDNYKGVIAYIRVVEGTLKKGMKIKMMATSKSFEVTEVGVYSPGPIQLEELKAGDVGYVAASIKEVRNCRVGDTITDATNPTESPLPGYRKVTPMVYCGIYPAEGEKYEDVRDALEKLQVNDAALVFEPETSAALGFGFRCGFLGLLHMEIIQERLEREFNLDLVTTAPSVIYKITKTNGEVVMIQNPANLPKPQEIAKMEEPIVKANIMVPNTYVGTVMELCQERRGEMKNMEYIEETRVILHYELPLNEVIYDFFDALKSKTKGYGSLDYEFVGYRESKLVKLDILINAEQVDALSFIVHESKAYSRGKAMCEKLKDEIPRHQFPIPIQASIGQKIIARETIRALRKDVLAKCYGGDITRKKKLLEKQKEGKKRMRQVGSVEVPQKAFMSVLKLDS, from the coding sequence ATGCCAAGCGATAGACAAAAAAAGATTAGGAATTTCTCCATTATTGCCCATATAGATCATGGAAAATCTACCTTGGCCGATAGACTGATAGAGTATACTGGTCTAATAAGCGAGAGAGAAATGCAGGAACAAATATTGGACAACATGGAATTAGAAAGAGAACGTGGTATTACCATTAAACTTCAAAGTATTCGACTAGTATATAAGGCTAAGGATGGAGAAGAGTATTATTTAAACTTAATTGATACACCAGGGCATGTAGACTTTACCTATGAGGTTTCTAGAAGTTTAGCTGCCTGTGAAGGTGCCATTTTGGTGGTAGATGCTGCTCAAGGGACTGAAGCTCAGACTTTGGCAAATGTATATTTAGCCTTAGAACAAAACTTGGAGATTGTACCGGTAATTAATAAAATTGATTTACCTAGTGCACGACCAGACGAAATTAAGAAGGAAATTGAAGATGTTATTGGTTTAGAGGCTCACGATGCACCACTGATTTCTGCAAAAGAGGGTATCAATATTACGGATGTATTAGAAGCCATTGTAGCTAAGGTGCCAGCACCAACGGGATCGGCAGAAGCACCTTTAAAGGCATTGATTTTTGATTCCTATTATGATAATTATAAAGGTGTTATTGCCTATATTCGTGTCGTAGAAGGTACTCTTAAAAAAGGTATGAAGATTAAAATGATGGCTACAAGTAAGAGTTTTGAAGTAACAGAAGTAGGGGTATATTCTCCTGGACCGATTCAACTGGAAGAATTAAAGGCTGGAGATGTTGGTTATGTAGCTGCTAGTATTAAAGAAGTAAGAAACTGCCGTGTGGGTGATACCATTACAGACGCTACAAATCCTACAGAAAGTCCTCTGCCAGGCTATAGAAAAGTTACGCCTATGGTTTATTGCGGTATTTACCCTGCTGAGGGAGAAAAATATGAGGATGTAAGAGATGCCCTAGAGAAACTACAGGTGAACGATGCTGCTTTAGTTTTTGAGCCTGAAACTTCAGCTGCTTTAGGTTTTGGTTTCCGATGTGGATTCTTAGGTTTATTACACATGGAGATTATACAAGAAAGATTAGAAAGAGAATTTAATCTAGACCTAGTGACCACCGCTCCAAGTGTTATTTATAAAATTACAAAAACCAATGGGGAAGTAGTGATGATACAAAATCCTGCCAATCTTCCAAAACCTCAAGAGATAGCAAAAATGGAGGAACCTATTGTTAAAGCAAATATCATGGTACCAAACACCTACGTAGGTACTGTAATGGAATTATGCCAAGAACGTCGTGGTGAAATGAAAAACATGGAGTATATTGAGGAAACAAGAGTTATTCTTCATTATGAGCTTCCATTGAATGAAGTTATTTACGACTTCTTTGATGCTTTAAAGTCCAAGACAAAGGGTTACGGTTCTTTAGATTATGAATTTGTTGGTTATAGAGAGTCTAAGCTTGTAAAGTTAGATATTTTAATTAATGCAGAACAGGTAGATGCTTTATCCTTTATTGTACATGAAAGCAAAGCTTATTCAAGGGGAAAAGCAATGTGTGAAAAACTAAAGGATGAGATTCCAAGACATCAATTTCCTATCCCGATCCAAGCTTCTATAGGACAAAAAATTATTGCTAGAGAGACTATAAGAGCCCTTAGAAAAGATGTTTTGGCGAAATGTTATGGTGGAGATATTACTAGAAAGAAAAAGTTATTGGAGAAGCAAAAAGAAGGTAAGAAAAGAATGCGTCAGGTTGGTAGTGTAGAAGTGCCACAGAAGGCCTTCATGTCGGTATTAAAACTAGACAGTTAA
- the holA gene encoding DNA polymerase III subunit delta, protein MNYNEAIKKLHAKEIEKIYLIYGEETYLVEEFIKTIKEKVVGKDFEDLNLFTIEGKEFTLEKLIDACETLPFMAEKKLVLVKDLETFQGKKKSISEEEEKKLAAYIANIPETTSLVFYGSTTIDARKKIVKEIQKQGAVLYCQRLNAKELREWVQKSMKRHGKTIDIKEVEYFIENIDYLGKTAVQSLLDVENEIKKITTFVGDRASVVLSDLENIFSSSFQNDIFKLLDAIEKKHMGEAIKRFNAMIHKGEPVIKIAVTLGNQVRNLLKTKLLLEEGYSSKMIAGKIGIHPYVATKCANQCRGFSTERLEALLNHFLQVDLAIKSGKMKDHIAIELFIIEMCR, encoded by the coding sequence ATGAATTATAATGAAGCAATTAAAAAACTGCATGCCAAGGAAATAGAAAAAATCTATTTGATATATGGAGAAGAAACCTATTTAGTAGAAGAATTTATAAAGACCATAAAGGAAAAGGTTGTTGGTAAGGATTTTGAGGACTTAAATCTTTTTACTATAGAGGGTAAGGAGTTTACGCTGGAAAAGCTTATTGATGCCTGTGAAACCCTGCCCTTTATGGCGGAAAAAAAATTGGTATTAGTGAAGGATTTAGAAACTTTTCAAGGGAAAAAGAAATCCATCTCAGAGGAGGAAGAAAAAAAGTTAGCAGCGTATATTGCAAACATACCGGAAACGACTTCTTTGGTTTTTTATGGTAGCACTACCATTGATGCAAGAAAAAAAATTGTAAAGGAGATACAGAAACAAGGAGCAGTTCTTTATTGTCAAAGGTTGAATGCAAAAGAATTAAGGGAATGGGTTCAAAAATCCATGAAAAGGCATGGTAAAACTATAGATATAAAAGAAGTAGAATATTTTATAGAAAATATAGATTACTTAGGAAAAACTGCTGTACAAAGCTTGTTGGATGTAGAAAACGAGATAAAGAAAATAACTACCTTTGTAGGGGACAGGGCATCAGTGGTTTTATCGGATTTAGAGAATATTTTTAGTTCAAGTTTTCAAAATGATATTTTTAAGCTATTGGATGCTATTGAAAAAAAGCATATGGGTGAGGCAATAAAGCGTTTTAATGCTATGATTCATAAGGGAGAACCCGTTATAAAGATAGCTGTAACCCTGGGTAATCAAGTAAGGAATCTCCTGAAAACGAAATTATTGCTAGAAGAGGGCTATTCTTCAAAAATGATTGCAGGGAAGATAGGGATACATCCCTATGTAGCTACAAAATGTGCAAACCAATGCAGGGGATTTAGTACTGAGAGATTAGAAGCATTGTTAAACCATTTTCTACAGGTAGACCTTGCCATAAAGTCTGGGAAAATGAAGGATCATATTGCTATAGAGTTATTTATTATAGAGATGTGCAGATAA